The DNA region aattcaattcacgatTAGTAATCAGTTTAGACTCGATTTGAACTTTCGACTtaaaaatatgtgcatgtaataatgatgccaagtctgaaccaaagatactggcgtgattagactctaaaatcccatacagattaatattatttgcatgaaaagtacgataaatggccttattactattatagataaccttatggtttaaataagtataagggcttgtcatcactaaagtgtttgtatgaacatgattttgaattaaattttttaaaacatcagatgaaaaacaaattccatttaacattactattaaaaaatcttctttcgtaaagtccttaactaaatttgatgctgtcctaatcacttcactgcttgaactgcccggcttcaggaaacactggaccttgtagtaagcttcaaacttttcaagataattttTCTAAGTCAATAACAAAATTTCCTATTGTTATTTATaggctgtatttttttatcacttttcaaataaattaaaacatttacctCGACAGCGATCTTTAAAGTCTCACAGActaataagtaattaaaaatcacaacggtgattttcgaaaaatttctTCTGGTTCTTTACCTTTAAAAATACCATATATTTTGTCACTATTTAACGGCTTATTGACAATGGATCAGTTGTTATGTTTTCTATTATGGACTGTATAAAAATCTCTGCTCTAATAAAATTCCCATCTAAGCAGTGATTTTCAAAGGTTCGTTAGGCCAAGCCAGTAAAAATCTTGTTTTTCTTATCGAATTTAAAAcaccataatttttaatatggatCAGTTACAAAATTTTCTTAGTTTCTGTTATAGATTataagtgaaaatatttttgcgGTGATAAAACTCTCACCTGAACAGTGATTTTCAAAGGTTCACCCTTACGTTTCTTATcggatttaaaatattaaaattattttaagcgaGTAATATATACATTCATATACATTACGTTACATTATATACATcataatacatatatattttttcgagAGAATTTCAAAATCAAGACTGTTTGATAAATGTAtagatataaaatattgattagaaaatgatttaaatgaaaatttgataaatttctTTAATCATTTTCATTTCACAGAGACCGTTGAgtagaaaatgtttaaaataaactatataaaaggAATACGttgaattactttaaataatgacaaatacacaattattttacttaaacattaattctgatattacacttatttaatataatacattacaagaaatatttttgttcacGAACATTACTATTTTACCTGAATctctaaaataaattgtttcgttttttttatcgTTGGTTATTGCGCCGAttgaaagacttaaaaaaacttCACACATAcgtcttcttaaaaaaaattggttttaataaacttaaaataaaaatccgtAATTTATTACTATCAGGTTTAAATTTGAGAAGTTTAATTTGTTATCTGGGGCTAACTGAATATGAGCCACGTGATTGACATTTACATCTTGAACTATTTTCTCTTGTTTCTTATTGATAATAACAATAGTAATTAAAAACGTAATTTAAACATGACAATGCATTTAACATCAAAAAGTCATCAGACAAATCTCCTAGCGTCTTCTCTTTGGCTTGGAGTTTGTAATTCCATGTTGCCTAATTTGCccaaacaaattttcaatagGATCttggttaaaatttttaagatttaaatatttaagtcccACATCTTTCACATTTTCCATACTAGTATTACTGCTTTTATAGTAATTTGACATCCCTGAATACATGAACatctgttattatttatttttccctcTGCATCAATAATTCTTCACCCACTTAATTTACACAACATGTCTGACCATAATTTCCAGTGAACGGAATCAACTGACAAAACAGAAGGATCTTGTTtgccattattattaattattaatatattatgaattatttagtgaatcaaacaaattattaattaaatgcaaaattCAGCAGTGTAAGTAGCCTCAGCTTTTAAATCTCCTGAGAAACAGAAGGTTTCTATGGCAGCTACCACTGAGTGGCTAAGTTGTAGAGCACTTTCAGTCGTTTTTTGTCGAAGTAACTTTCATTGTGAAACAAAGTGTCACTGaagttaaaatgatttttctttaatttattaaggcacttatatgttctttttaagttGGCACATTGAAAAGCTTGTTTAATTTTCTCCATAGTATGGAAAACTTCCCTTCTCaaattcaattttgtttttaacaaaagcATTTCTAGTATTATTTAGTAAACCAGTTGTGTAACCCAGTGTTTTTTAGTACATCAAAGATAGTAGTAATGCACtgcccatttaaaataatgtgatATGAACTAAGCTTGTCGTCAGTAGTCCATGGTCAATTCTCTTAGAGCTGCTCTATTGAAGCTTTAATTGACTTTAGATCTTTAACACAGTCTAgatctttttcaattttagtcaCTTTTAGGGCCTCGGTTTTGATTGTATGCTGAGCAAAAAAATAGGATACTGGCATTGTTTAGGAATccttcatttatttaaatctaatatttgggaaaatgggatatttaaaataactatagttttaagtaaagtgttttttatctttcatttggaaatagtttaatatttaattttctattaatttctatgtcttataatattaaattatggaAACTAATCTTATGCCTTTTGTCGCATCCAATATACAGCACCGTCCTGTATATAAGTGttaaacttagaacattgaaaggtcTTACAGAATGACCTGAATAGGCTAAATGATTGGTGTGTCAACAATATcttattcttaaacataaagaaatgtaactatattagttttcacaaaggaagtaaaaaagttgtaatATCATACAATATAGAGGGAAGCCCTGTTCAGTATTCTGATACAATCAAGGATCTTGGCATTTATTTTgacgatcatttaaattttaatatacaccTAAAAAATATAGTGGTTAGGTCCTCCAGGGTTCTGGGTTTTGTTCGATCAGTCGAGACCTGTAAGAGAGTGTACATGTCTTTGGTGGTTTCTTTATTGGAGCATGGCTCAATGATATGGTCCCCCTATTACATGAACAGCTGTCTGGCCCTTGAAAGGAttcagaataagtttttaagattttgtctatttaaattacatttggaAATACCGAACGATCATGTTTATGATGATGCACGGGAAGTGCTGGCTATGACAACATTGAGAGAAAGACGTATTCGTGGTGATTTAACCTTTGTATTTAGGCTTCTTAATGGTCTGATTGTATGCCCCGACCTTCTCGGTAGAATTAGCTTCAATGTCCCCTCAAGACTCTTGAGACGAAACCGACTATTTGCTTTGCCTTTTCACAGTACCAACTATGCCACTCACTCCCCTATCgaaagaaccttaaatattatcaaccatTAGGATATTGAAGTTGTGGGCATTGGCTTGTCTAGTTTTAGGAATCAAATTAGAGAGATTGTGTAAACTCATCTGTTGATTTTACGTTGATTTGCCTGTaagaacataataataataataatacttctttatttgctcaaatacatccaacagcttagcatcgtcaaaaggtatagactgtcaaacgccaataatacagtgcacaaagggagacattaatctatcagagttttacctacataacatagcaaataaaaaaaaaaattaaacaaaatacaattttggttcgcatcagaaatgctcacaagtatgtatgaaacatttgttataCAGGTATAAAAGTAttcgataaattttgatagactaggttaaagactattgtagaattcgtccaatgagtatggacagatctccaaaatcaggtttttcgttacttgcttaaatttatttaaatgtagttgttttgtggtttcgggtattgcattaaaaagttttatggcattAGTCATATAGCCCTTATGGGTCAGACTAAGCCTGTGTTGTGGAAGTAAAAGATTTCCCCCATGTCTGGTGTCATATAAGTGCCTACTATTTACTgtgctaaatctaaaagagtATGTTCTGGCAAATATTAGACATTGGTGAATGTATAGGCCAggcattgtcatgatttttaaatttttgaataaaggtctacaactatctgttggttttttgttttctagaattCTGAGTGCCGATTTTTGCAACTTAAATGCTCTCTGCCAGTCAGCCGAGTTACCCCAAAATAACAGTCCATATGACAACTTTGATTGAAAAAGTCCCATATACGCCGTTCTACATATTACAGGAGGCGCCAATTGAACAATTCTGCGCAACAGAAAAAGAACTGACAAGAGTTTTATTGCCAGATCTATTATATGGCTTTtccatgataatttattatctagataaacacccagaaatttgatcgcgtctattctcTGATGTCTTTCCCTTAGAGAAAGAAAGAGAAATTAACCACCTCTATTTTATTTAGGTTCAAGCATAGATTATTGTCAGCAAACCATACTTTTAACTTGTCAAGAGTTGCACTAGTTCCATTCTGTAGGGAAATCAGATCTGAATGCTgctacatatttgtattttagctattttaagttatggttaGGTGTAACCTGTACAAGGTTGATCccgtctattaaataaataaataaatgttctaAGGTGTTAAACTATTTACGTATAAATCGTGTTCAAGCGAAGTAAACGCACATAGTATCGAAATATCGCTCGGTCTATACTCATCTATCACGGTATTGTCCGCGTCCTTCCGGGTCCGAGTCACGTtgttattttcaaaacttattACGAGCTGGATAGGCTGTTTTTCCTAGAATTAAGTGGATCCGTATAAAGTAATGAATTGAGAAGTCATTATCCCGTGGTATACCTAAGTCCTGGAAAACTTCAAGGTAAGCGTCTTAAGCGTATCTGCGTaggaaattctttttttttgattacAACCATTAACCAGTCCATTATTTAATCATTCCTGCTTTAACaggcattttataaaatttccaTTTATGCAACGATTTCCGTATCCACTGATACACAACAAATGGATACCTGCCTTAACTTTTAACATAACAATCACACAAAATATACAGAGGTCGGCATAAGTCAGTTATAGTGTAGATGATTTCAATTCGAACACCTTACAAATTGGGGTACGGTCAATATACTAAATTCACGCATTTAAACAAATAGCGAAGTATATAATGAGCGGTCCTCGTATATTTAAAGACATCTGATTGCTGGAAATTCCTAGTCCATCTATAACCAAATGTCTCTCAAATCTCTAACCCAACTATAACCAATTTGCATaccaaacaaaaagaaaaaaaaacgatacagaAAAATCGCACAAATTCGGTAAGGCAAGCACCGATGCCGCGTTCGCACTATTTTTGAAGTTAACTGACTTATGCCGACCCCTGTATATgtacagttttgaaaatgttataTAAACATAAGACAATATTTATCATAGTTTTCATGAAGGGTTCAAAATATTtgctaaagaaataattttccatgaAAACTTTACTTTGTTCCGTTTCCTCATTTCCCCGTATGCATTTTTCGCTCAAAAAGGGATATTTCCTATTTAGTTGGACTTTATATCAGAGAATATCGTTCATCCATTATCTCAAAAGAAAGTTTTAtggattttattaaagttaGGTTGTTAAAATGAAACTAGGGCTCGAATGAAGTCACTTAGTGGACAAATATATTGACTATTTGATAAGATACTGGCTAGTGTTATCACCCAGTTAAATACTTGGCGGCCTCTgtacaatgaaaataaatgttCCTACTAATTTAGAGCAGAAAACTGTAATCATTTATTATGGCgccatttttaaatgttagtttGAACTTTATGacaaacccaagaaaaaaactTGATTTAAACCGAGGCGCCATCTCTAAGTAAAAGATGGGGACTATTGAAAGTAGGAATTTGTAAAGAAACATCTCTTTTAGATAAGAcgaatttatttacttaagacGCTCTTATCTAAAAAATGATATCGCCGTTCCgagtaaataaataagagaatAGTTACTGTAATCAGTATACTGTCCGTATATAAACTTAAGATATGCAAATTGCACACTAGCAAGTTGAACCATATAAGCAATTCAATAAAGACTAATTTGAAACAATTTAGACCTAATAAAAACTGAGCATACAGTGCATTAGTACTGTTGTTAAAAATATGGAATCAACAGTGGAACTTCGAAAAGCACATGTAGGCTTTGAGATGGTTCAGAAATTGATTTTGGAGTTATACGGGCTTACAGTTATTAAAAGTTCCGAGCTTAACGGATATGACGATAGGAATTTTCTCATTAAAGTGGACCCTCAAAATATCGATAATAATGAACACATAGTGAAAGTTGAGGTCGAAGGTTACGTTTTTAAAGTGATTAATACCTTGGATTCTGTAGAAGTGACCAGATTTGAAGCTCAGGGAAGACTTATGGTATTCTTGCGTaagtaatatatattataacgGACAAAAAACTGTTATggcaaaattatattgtttagaTGAACATAATATAAACTGCCCAGCTCCTGTATTAACCAAACGAGGCCGAACATTTGACACAATATTACGTCCAACTGGTGAACACATAGTCTTACTACTAAAGTTTATACCAGGAGAGATCTTatataaaatgtcaaactttaCAGACCATGTATTTTTTCAAGTGGGATCATTAGCTGCTAGAATCGACACTGttttaaaggtaattaaaagaatattaaattaaacagcCTGTCACCAAAATATATGGACATATAGCTATAATTTTAACTTCATTTAGCAAAAGCCTCCTCCCTTTGAAGTTTCACCGCCCTGAAGTGACATTGACATCTATTTCATTATTATCCTGACATTGACAGATAGGTCCGGTGTATATAGGATTGATAACGGTTGACACTTAGGGAAGGAAAAAGAGTAAAGAGaggaaaaactttaaaagaaaaaccccCTTTCCTCGTCTAAGGGTTGAAATCTGTGTGAATAATTGAAATCTcccttttatcttttttataatttattattttaataaacggataaataaaattcagaGATTCCAAATTGACATGTGATCCGGCCATTTTAAACAATCGCcactttttttttaggaatttgacCATCGTGCTTATCGCAAACCAGTGCAGTGGTGTCTGGGTGCTTCGCCAAATGTCCTAAATTATTTGCATGCAATTGACGAAAGTAAAAGGAGTATGGTAGAAACTGtaattgaagattttaaaaataatgtgctTGCAATTGAAAACAGGCTGGAAAAAGGTatacaatttatatataaatctgGATGATTTccattaaaatcacttttaactGTAACTTGTCAATTAGATGTGAACTTCTGATATATTACTGAAAAGAAAAGCTTAATTCAAAAAAGATATagagtaaaaaataaacaagtttaAGTTTATACACGTATCtaatatttcaaagaaaaaaatcaaaagaaatctTGTTAGATGGTTGTTGTATCCAGTAGAACCATTGTAACAGTAGACTCCATTTgtaacagtagaatccatttgagtataggaacccatgtccggaaatgtgtcactacgccactacggccataagacgcgtttaaatttagaaaaaatattaattacctaaataggatctgatgcatttatttttaccttttgtatatgataccatcacaacaattgttcaaaatgtcttcctccaacctcaatacaccgatttaaacgccgcacatgatttcggcggactacactaaaaatttgatcctcgttttgaatgatttcaaatgctgctgttatttgtccaattaagtctagctctgattctactggagtttcgtagactaaagactttacatgtccccacaagaaaaaatcgagcgacgttaaatcgggtgacctaggaggccaagacaCTGCTCCACCTccggcaatccaacggtgcccaaaccgctgagccaaatactcgcgtacttgtacagcaaagtgagccggcgctccatcatgctgaaaccacatttgctgtctaatgtttaatggaacattttcaaggagttctgggggaacttcctccaagaaacgcagataaataggtcctgtttagaaggtatggcccaattaaataatcatcaacaatgcctgcccatacgttgacagaccaacgattctgatgttttcttggaaaaattgcataaggatttttttcgtcccaaacatggctattcctgacacaaaacatatcgtaaaaaatttggttgtgcaataatgtgatccagaagccatcgacaaaattgaactctagaatgataatcggctgcagtcataccttaaactttctggaagtggtaaggatggagttgttgctcgtgtagtacccgccagacagaagcgttactcgtattcatattcttagcgacgtcatgtgtgctatttgatggttcatcggcaactcgctgaagcacttcttcttcaaattcgaccgttctcacggttcgagcaacaccagtatcatgcatcttggtcttaaacatgcctgtctcagcgagccaacgatgaaccgcaataaactatttgtatccaggatgctgtcgttcgggataacgttcatgatacaaccgcgatgctgctcgtgcattgcagtttgttgctccgtatgccaaatgcatatccgccaattcttgattggtaaagttttccattagcaataaatgttgtaaaaattgtaagctataaaatttgtaaacatgacattgagaattgacattgataagcgttgattttaaacaattgttgttatggtatcatgtacaaaaggtaaaaataaatgcagcagatcctatttaagtaattaatgtttttttaaaaattttaacgtGTTTTAGGGctgtagtggcgtagtgacgcatttccggacatgggttcctatactcaaatggattcttctgttgcactgaataacccccagaagtttgatcccatagttctgaaacaccctgtacattggCAACCAATGTATACTATGCAATGActgtaaatattataatgtaatatataagTACAATATATAATACTAAAATGACTCGCTACCATAGAGAAAGTTAAATAAGAAGAGTGGTTTATAATCACATCATGTAAACCAAGTGGCATCACGTTTACGACGCGACTATACCGCGCACCCATTAGAACTGAATTATTTGAGAAATAAATATGCAATGTCGATATTCCAAATAGTAGTTACTATTGTAACCGACGAAATACCGACTAAGACAAATGTCAAGAAAAATGCGGGATTTTTGAATTCAGTATAAGGCGGGagatttaaattgattaaattaattaaaggttTTGTTCAAGAGGATTAAATAtagataataaccttttttatatttcctaTATTTTGTAGGATAATTACTATAAACCAAAAGGTCAGAGTCAAAAAGGTAATGTCTTCATAAGAGCCTTGAATataataccaaattttatttacataatagcATTTTGTCTCTGGCCTCTAGGTCTAATTACTACTGGTCATGAAAGTAGAAACACATGGGATACAATACCAAACAGCAAGAGAAAAGTGTTAAAAACAAGGCACtttagtgaaaaaataaaaaaaagttttttttggaataataaacatcttgaaaaataaagtaatatttatatttccttggaatttctaatatatttggataaatttattaaaatattaacacaaaATCTTTACAATATATAGGTTATATGTGAAACTTCTTAAAATGTATATTCCAaacctaaaatttataaaaaagcattaaaaaaatttatgcagttaaaaataacataatcctatatgtataaaatacatatatatataaaaagtaacGTAATTGGCATTGAATTGTTGGACTATATTAATAAAACAGGAACTTTTGCCTCTTGAAATtggttttctttgttttttacaattacaggtaataaacttaaaaatctaaaattaatataaatatataaaaacatttaagatGTACTTTCCCCAAGATTTTCTCCAGTTTTTCGCGGCAAACATGTTAGTACATTTTGAGTAATTAAGTTAGTAACAAGTAAGATGTAATATTGGACTGATTATATTACAAtctcatattattaatttaaatttatagagaATCCAAAACTAGACAAACAACTCAAATCAATAGTGGACTGAAAAACGGGGAAAAAGTCGCTTCcttctcgatttttttttttcaagtacaaCCACATGTGGTCTTTACAAAATGATAGAGTAAGTCCCTGGCTACCTGGAATTGgcaattacaacattttttagcagggacaacattttttatggcgaaatttgtcaaaaatctgtcaaaaagatttttaatacttttttaaacatacttCGCGATATCTCGGGAACTAATTAAGATATCAACTTGCTTTTTTTGttcctcaataaaaaaattgttagcgAAAATAACTGTGGTATTTTTGTTAGTGTGAAAaacttagtttttttgtaacactagaaaaatatttaatatcaacaTTTTCGGCATAGCTATTTTCAGTAAgcgagaaacttttttattttaagatatttagctatacTATCTGCATATGAAATAAAGCCATAACATcaacaaagtttaaaaaaaaaatcattaatctaAGTCTTTTAGCTTCCGAGTTATAGCGAGTTAAAAATCGAAGCTTTTCGTAGCcgcgtttaaaatatttctactgCCTATACCGGGCCGCGCGACAGCAGTTTTATTGGTATATCCTACATAAACGAATATTAATCCAGTGAAAACCTGTCGGTAATAGACTTTTTAGTGAGGGTGCGGGAGTTAATgctttttatgtgtttttatacTTATATTCAATTCTATTTTTATACTCGTTCAATTAACTGTATATACATTTCTGTTTGTTGTTTTGATATTCTTTTCTGTTAAAATGGAGTGTCTATTTTGTGAGCAACCATATCTATCGGATATGGAAAACTTCAGAGTCACCGACCATGTATGAGTATTTAGTGAATGGTAATTTCGTTGTTAAAAAAACCaacgataaaatattttattgtgtaGCTTCTGATATGGCTCTTGAGCAATCAGTAAATAAGGACTGTAAAACTTCGGCAGGCGTTATTGGATTCTCTCAGAAACCTAGTGCTCTTCTTGGCTGGATAACAACTAGACACGTCTTAGGAAAcgtaatattcaaaaaaatgttccGGTAAAATGTTTACTTTATTACCTTGTTGTGCCATCTTTTCTGATACATTTTTACATTTCTAGATCTAATTATTCATGAAAATAGAACACAAATCAAAGAAGGAGGTAAAATGGCAATTAAAAATGAGGATGATATTCTGCGAATGACAACATGTTTGGAAAATGATTGGTGTAACCCATTTGATTTACAACATGTGCCGAGTCAGTTAATTAATATATGCACAGGAAAAATTGCGGACGAAGAAACAATaacagtttaaataatttttttgaaatagcaCAGGGGCTTGTGAAGACTTTATTGAATACTTTACAACAAAACTTTTGGAATCCTATCAAACGAAACAAAATTTCTACTTTTAACAACGATAAgggcaaaaaaataattttttcaaaaaaaaatattattggaacAGAATGTATGTTTCGCAGAATTATTTGTGCAGCTAGATTTCAAGAAATGGATCTTGGAAATATACTGTCTTATGAACTAACAGTGGTGCCGGCATCGCTGTTTCACGACGACGGTTTTATGAGAAAAACAGCAAAGTCGGAACTTgcgaaaaaaattgaaacatttacTAATACTTTAACGAGTTGTCCGTCCGTAGACTCCTTTATTGTTGATGGAATGGTAACATTTCAAGAGTTACATCCTTCTACTTTTGGCACTTTCAATGATTTAGGAAAAGTGTTTGCTAATAATATCCTACGAGAGGGAAGAAAACATGGAGCAAAAAGAATTACAGTAGTGTTTGATACTTATTTAGCTAATTCGTTAAAAAATGGAGAACGACAAAGACGTGGTGATTGCAATAGTGAATTCAACGTGGCCGGTTCTAGAAAAGTACCTAAATACCGAGAATTTATAAGGTCTTTAGCGAACAAACGatcattattaatattcataacaaactATTTTTTGACAGAAGTACCATTTACTAAACGATTATGAAATCCTAGTTGTAGCAGGTGGCTTTAAAAACCCCCAACtttgttttgaaataagtaaaattaaaggGCCAAAAGAGATAGAAGATCTAAACAGCAGTCAGGAAGAGGCTGATACAAGACTGATACTCCACGTTTTAGCAGAGCTAAAACCACATAATACAATTCTGGTAAAATCTGTTGATACCGATGTCCTGATcttacttttacattttttctgtgaAATATCAAATATGTCCCTAAGCAATATATACACACAATTGGGACATGGCAGAAACTTACATTTCTTATCTATTAACAATATTGTGAAAAATTTAGGTGCAGGAATGTGTAAAAAACTATTGGTAATTCATTGCTTGACTGGCTGCGACACAACAAATGCGATGTATAAAATAGGCAAGAAAACAGCGTTTGatgtattatataaaaatattgatagttTAAATGATCTGGAAAATCTCCCATTTTTATCAGAAGATAAAGCAATGGAAGTTAGTATCAAGTATACACTTCATttgtataaaaacaaaaataatgctTCCTTGAATCAATTACGATGGTATCTGACAACAGAATCAAATCGTCCAGCTTCCGAGTTGCTTCAGTAGGAGGCTTTTAGACAACATTTAAAaaggtaatatatttttatcacccatacttttataattaacctacctaacaaaaaaataactataaatatttaaatatatcttttattataatagtatatatcttttataataatagcCACATTCCAAAGATGCCAGTAGAAGATCCGACTCTACACGGATGGACATTAGGGGAAAATAGTTGGATAGCCAATTTTTCTTCTCAGGAACCAGTGCCTGATGAAGTTcgaaaaaatttgttgataCGATGTTCCGATAGAACgtgtaacaataaaaaatgtacttgCATTTCACAAGGGCTAAAATGTTGCAGTGATTGTAAATATGCAAATTGCAGTAACAGCCTGCAGTAAAGTGCATCAGACTGCAAAGATTATTAACTAAGGTAATAATTACGtcggatatttttaaaatgtaaacttttatttgcaaatataatgaataatttaacaatagtaataaataagttGTATAAAATTAATCATGTATAAAAAGTACAGCAAGCAGTTCGGCCGAGCGGGCAAATGCGCTCGGGCGACCGGTCGACTCACGAGGCTGCTGTTTGCTGTGAATGCACGATGCTTCATCGGACGCGAGAAAACATTCAAGTTCAACTCGCTATAACTCGAAA from Anthonomus grandis grandis chromosome 8, icAntGran1.3, whole genome shotgun sequence includes:
- the LOC126739517 gene encoding hydroxylysine kinase — its product is MESTVELRKAHVGFEMVQKLILELYGLTVIKSSELNGYDDRNFLIKVDPQNIDNNEHIVKVEVEGYVFKVINTLDSVEVTRFEAQGRLMVFLHEHNINCPAPVLTKRGRTFDTILRPTGEHIVLLLKFIPGEILYKMSNFTDHVFFQVGSLAARIDTVLKEFDHRAYRKPVQWCLGASPNVLNYLHAIDESKRSMVETVIEDFKNNVLAIENRLEKGIIHGDINEQNLIMSTGDEAKGIQLKAVIDFGDTHYCCFLYELALAMTYMIFLTDNPEVGGHVLAGYASVRNVSKAEIRLLKTCIMARLCQSLVLGAYGSLTDPNNEYLLTTSKKGWDILDKLRNIDNDDILVNCWLDAAKKYYIYFGS